In Hyperolius riggenbachi isolate aHypRig1 chromosome 1, aHypRig1.pri, whole genome shotgun sequence, the genomic window CGTCGCACTTCCCTGCATGTTTCCTCCATGGCCCGGCTCAGCCGCCTCTGTTCCTCCAGCATGTTCTCCATCAGCCTCAGCTTCCGCTTCTGAAAATTAGAGTTGtgcatcttcctcttcttcaAGGTCCTCTCACCCGTCCTGGGGTAGAAAACACAGGTAGAGATAGATGGACACAGTATAAGTCATCTGAATATAGGGTTCACAAAACTGGACCATTCTGCAACACAACAGATCATTGTGAATGGGGCCTACAGGTCTGTTGTGAAATGCCTCCTAATTCTGCACTTTTTCACCAAGGGATTCATTTACCAGCTTTCTTGCTGTCTACAATGAATCTTCACTGTGGTTCCTGTGACACAATTGTTAAGACCCAACAGCATCAGTAGTGACTGTGACTGTGAATGGACAAGAGATGGCAGTGACCTGTCTCTGCAAACTCCTGCTGTGCTCCCTGTGACTAAACCCttatgaactggaacaccttggccagcactgccagatgtcaggAATTGGGATCCTCAGCAGTGTCAAACATCACTGCAGgcttctttcatgaagaactgggtcatcactgctgaaccttcgcctgcccccccccaccccttttcaatgtctctttagggataacagatgattgccaagtgcgactggtggcgccATAGTATGGCTTGGCATTCCGACACTTTCCCCCCCTTACAACCTCCCCTTTCATAATCTGTATGAGtcaaaaccaattctgggtacaaccccaacccccccagcCGAgggctgtaataacagcgcaggagatttgggcacagctggcgccaccatagaccgtaataggaattacagttatagcggcgctcagtgagtaacttcggcgacgtcagaagatggagctgaagttacttttaaaaagcaatagctggcagcccaattacatcattccccaccatccacgtggacctggagggggaatagtaattaacgccgccgggacttgtgcagcagcaggataagccatataccgggtgCATCCTGCggccaagtctcccggcagcgatttcatatgtatgccccACAGCCGCCTCACCCCTTCTTGAGTCCAGGAGCTCCCAGCTGAAAAGCACGAGGGCCTGCTGGAATACTGCGTCTTTTTCAAACTGAGCAATAACCATTGAgcacagctttaaagggaacctgaggtgagtgcgatatggaggctgacaaattAATTtcctaataccagttgcctgactgtcctgctgatcccattTTTTTAGTCATCGATCCTGAACAACTATCtagatcagattttctgactgaagtctgactggattagctgcatgcttgtttcaggtgtaactCGGACACTACTGTTGTCAGAAAgttcagccaggtaactggtattgttaaaaaggaaataaatatggcagcttccatatccctctcgcctcaggtttcctttaactgcaTTTGCTTTGCAGATATGGGTATGGATGAGATGCTAATGATTCAGAGATGATGCAAATTTGATACAAATTGATGgaacttggaaatggaccaatgaaatgcagcaaataaaAATTCATTGCTGGatagaaaattacgaaatttcttcTCACTGGCAACATTGAAAATAGATATTAAGTCTTCCCATGATATTTAAAGCTAGTATAGAGCCTTTGGGCGGAGTTGGAATGTATGTGTATCTATCCTGCTGACAATGCTGACcttagcagaggcgtatctacaggagTGCacgtatggcatgtgccatgggtgcTTCGTACTGGGGGCACTGCTCCATAGCATCCTTGACGTTCTCCATATAGattctagtttttatctgggAGGCTTTCTACTGCCTGGTTACATTATTTAGGGGGACAAGCTGTCAAACTGTTATTTATAATATCTACAGGCTGACATTATTATCATACTTCATTTTTACAGGTCATGCTCCATATCAACttggacacaaccaattcaacTGAGACTACACCTTACATTTTTTGGGACGTGACCCCTCACAGAGCACCAGCAAGAAAGTTACAGATTAGGCTACAGACTACGAATGGGTTTGTGTGAGAACACACAGCGACGTACCTCAGCTTGTAGGAGTGCAGGCTTGTTGTGGAACTCTCTGAATTGTCTTcctggaagcagccttcctcatagCTGAACTGGTTGTAGGGCAGGTAGAGGGGGGTAGATTTAGCAGATGGGGACTGGGAGGCTTCCGTCTGAGATGTGGACGGCCCAGGCTGTAACTTCCCATCCGTGGGCTCAGGCAGTTTAGACAGGATCCGGTCAATTGTCTTAAAGTATGGCCAATCAGGAGGGACAGATTCACCATCAGTCAGACATTTTAACTTCCTGGAAGAGACCATCATAATTGACTTCAGATGACAAAACATAGGCAGACTCCagtcaaaaaaaaagaaaaatggtctCCTAAAGCATATATTGtacaccctaggttctcaacgtgtggtacgcgaacCCCAGGGAGTACTATTGATGGTTCTAggtggtactcgggcttgatatatttaaACAAGAATAACAAATGTAGTGTTTTAGAAAGTGATAAATCTTGTTTAAACAACACcacattagtattttagctaattaaatgcAATACTAAATGCTTGcagattgtttagaaccaattatcatgtactacaattaaatatatatttgtcaaaggGTACTTGTAATAATGTTACTATGCATACTATGTATTTACTATGCTAGTaaatacttggtgagtacagggttttaaaaggggtacataccaatacaatgttgagaaacactgttgtaCACTATACCAAGCACTTTGTCCTAGCACAATAGTCAACATTTGGGTTGCTCTTatacattaaggcctctttcacaatgcAGAATAACTcattgcaatgaaaaatcaatgccccattcacagcgcacacgttgtgttggtgactaacgctgcacgttaagtgaaagtgctgcatgctgtgcgttatacacgttattagctgcgttggactgtttgcacatgctcagtaatgacttgaaagcatacttttcattgcctgtatgctctactgtatgcgaccataacggggCATAAAGTTGTGTTGCGACTTTTTTTGGGCATTGcgttgactttaacgtcgcagcaAAACGCAACgttctactgtgaaagaggccttataatAGGAGGGAAATGGCactgaaagaggaactttagccaaggattgaacttcatcccattcagtagccgATATCCCCTTTCTCAAGGGGGgggagctttttccaactgccaagtaagccatatctccctctgtgcaaagaATTCTCAGTAACGaatattccgtacagatcacctgacagaactaaagatgtcaccaccagtgatacatttcagaaagttaaTCAGAgtgagtaaagattttacaatgggcaaacaccaactaaattatctataaatgaatattgtaaaaaataagcaattttattcattgttattttcactacagttcctctttaatatgggTACAGATTGAGGTTTCTGAGATTTTGCAGTTTATAGACGAAAACATCAGCACTATCTGAAACAGAgaatgaggaggaatggagaaaaGACTTCCGACATGGGCCTGGCCTCTACTCAAGAGGTCCATTTACTGCCTTCTGTACTAGCAACTGCTTAACCCCACGAGATCTGTGGCTACTAATCCGATCTAAAGTGAGAAAACATTCCTCAATCACCTGTGATGGTTGTCACGCAAACCTCTAACTTCTTATGTCCTGTGCCAACATGTGGGACAATATTACCCTCTGTAAAGACCAGCTCTCTCTCTTACACCATTACACCTGTTCTCTTACCTTACACCTGCTCTCTTACACCATTGTCCAATCATGACATTGCTCTCTTACACCATTGTCCAATCATGACATTGCTCTCTTACACCATTGTCCAATCATGGCATTGCTCTCTTACACCATTGTCCAATCATGGCATTGCTCTCTTACACCATTGTCCTATCATGACATTGCTCTCTTACACCATTGTCTCATCATGACATTGCTCTCTTACACCATTGTCCAATCATGGCATTGCTCTCTTAGACCATTGTCCTATCATGACATTGCTCTCTTACACCATTGTCCCATCATGACATTGCTCTCTTACACCATTGTTCCATCATGACATTGCTCTCTCACACCATTGTCCCATCATGACATTGCTCTCTTACACCATTGTCCCATCATGACATTGCTCTCTTACACCATTGTCCCATCACGACATTGCTCTCATACATCATTGTCCCATCATGACATTGCTCTCTTACACCATTGTCCCATCATGACATTGCTCTCTTACACCATTGTACCATCATGACATTGCTCTCTTACACCATTGTCCCATCATGACATTGCTCTCTTACACCATTGTCCCATCACGACATTGCTCTCATACACCATTGTTCCATCATGACATTGCTCTCTCACACCATTGTCCCATCATGACATTGCTCTCTTACACCATTGTCCCATCATGACATTGCTCTCTTACACCATTGTCCCATCACGACATTGCTCTCTTACACCATTGTCCCATCATGACATTGCTCTCATACACCATTGTCCCATCATGACATTGCTCTCTTACACCATTGTCCAATCATGGCATTGCTCTCTTAGACCATTGTCCTATCATGACATTGCTCTCTTACACCATTGTCCCATCATGACATTGCTCTCTTACACCATTGTTCCATCATGACATTGCTCTCTCACACCATTGTCCCATCATGACATTGCTCTCTTACACCATTGTCCCATCATGACATTGCTCTTGTACACCCTTGTCCCATCATGACATTGCTCTCTTACACCATTGTCCCATCATGACATTGCTCTTGTACACCCTTGTCCCATCATGACATTGGTCTCTCACACCATTGTCCCATCATGACATTGCTCTCTCACACCATTGTCCCATCATGACATTGCTCTGTTACACCATTGTCCCATCATGACATTGCTCTCTCACACCATTGTCCCATCATGACATTGCTCTCTTACACCATTGTCCCATCATGACATTGGTCTCTCACACCATTGTCCCATCATGACATTGTTCTCTCACACCATTGACCCATCATGACATTGCTCGCTTACACCATTGTCCCATCATGACATTGCTCTTGTACACCATTGACCCATCATGACATTGCTCTCTTACACCATTGTCCCATCATGATATTGCTATTGTACACCCTTGTCCCATCATGACATTGGTCTCTTACACCATTGTCCCATCATGACATTGCTCTCTTACACCATTGTCCCATCATGACATTGCTCTTGTACACCATTGTCTCATCATGACATTGCTCTCTTACACCATTGTTCCTTCATGACATTGCTCTCTTACATCATTGTCCCATCATGACATTGCTCTCTTACACCATTGTTCCTTCATGACATTGCTCTCTTACACCATTGTCTCATCATGACATTGCTCTCTTACACCATTGTCCCATCATGACATTGCTCTCTTATACCATTGTTCCATCATGACATTGCTCTCTTACACCATTGCCTCATCATGACATTGCTCTCTTACACCATTGTCCCATCATGACATTGCTCTCTTACACCATTGTCCCATCGTGACATTGCTCTCTTACACCATTGTCCCATCGTGACATTGCGCTCTTACACCATTGTCCCATCGTGACATTGCTCTCTTACACCATTGTCCCATTGTGACATTACGCACTTACACCATTGTCCCATCATGACATTGCTCTCTTACACCATTATCCCATCATGACATTGCTCTCTTACACCATTGTCCCATCATGACATTGCTCCCTTACACCATGTCCCATCATGACATTGGTCTCTTACACCATTGTCCAATCATGACATTGCTCTCTTACACCATTGTCCCTTCATGACATTGCTCTCTTACACCATTGTCCCATCATGACATTGCTCTCTTACACCATTGTTCCTTCATGACATAGCTCTCTTACACCATTGTCCCATCATGACATTGCTCTCTTACACCATTGTCCCATCATGACATTACTCTCTTACACCATTGTCCCATCATGACATTGCTCTCTTACACCATTGTCCCATCATGACATTGCTCTCTTACACCATTGTCCCATCATGACATTGCTCTCTTACACCATTGTCCCATCGTGACATTGCTCTCTTACACCATTGTCCCATCGTGACATTGCGCTCTTACACCATTGTCCCATCGTGACATTGCTCTCTTACACCATTGTCCCATCGTGACATTGCTCTCTTACACCATTGTCCCATCGTGACATTTCTCTCTTACACCATTGTCCCATCATGACATTGCTCTCTTACACCATTGTCCCATCATGACATTGCTCTCTTACACCATTATCCCATCATGACATTGCTCTCTTACACCATTATCCCATCATGACATTGCTCTTTTACACCATTGTCCCTTCATGACATTGCTCTCATACACCATTGTCCCATCATGACATTGCTCTCTTACACCATTGTCCCATCATGACATTGCTCTCTTCCAACATTATCCCATCATGACATTGCTCTCTTACACCATTGTCCCATCATGACATTGCTCCCTTACACCATTGTCCCATCATGACATTGCGCTCTTACACCA contains:
- the MSANTD1 gene encoding myb/SANT-like DNA-binding domain-containing protein 1 — its product is MAAAEMPAYLLSSQSEKHRRARNWTDAEMRGLMLVWEEFFEELKQTKRNAKVYERMANKLFEMTGEHRHGEEIKIKITNMTFQYRKLKCLTDGESVPPDWPYFKTIDRILSKLPEPTDGKLQPGPSTSQTEASQSPSAKSTPLYLPYNQFSYEEGCFQEDNSESSTTSLHSYKLRTGERTLKKRKMHNSNFQKRKLRLMENMLEEQRRLSRAMEETCREVRRILDQQNIIQVQSLQLQERMMNLLEKMVSKSAP